One Glycine max cultivar Williams 82 chromosome 4, Glycine_max_v4.0, whole genome shotgun sequence DNA segment encodes these proteins:
- the LOC102668771 gene encoding uncharacterized protein — protein sequence MKRSERSTKRDPSYWEYVDAYHSIQNSNTSVRPSASSFEPSKPARMIPMLDQFPPFMHGFIEDVVDVKADGNCGYRSVSALLGMGEECWAMMRNELIKELGKWSQDYIKIFGGTERYEQLRLSLHVDGLSKVSMDKWMDITDMGYVIASRYNVILVSLSRQQSFTYFPLRSRPPADSVVHCMICVGYVFGSHFVQVH from the exons ATGAAAAGAAGTGAAAGATCGACAAAGCGTGATCCATCttattgggagtatgttgatgcttatcATTCGATTCAAAACAGCAACACCTCAGTCAGACCCAGTGCATCATCTTTTGAACCATCGAAGCCAGCAAGGATGATCCCCATGCTGGATCAATTTCCGCCATTTATGCATGGTTTCATTGAGGATGTTGTTGATGTGAAAGCGGATGGTAATTGTGGATATCGGTCAGTTTCCGCTTTGTTAGGTATGGGAGAAGAGTGTTGGGCCATGATGCGTAacgaattgattaaagaacttggcaaatgGTCGCAAGACTACATAAAGATCTTTGGTGGCACGGAGAGATATGAACAGCTGAGGTTGTCCCTACACGTGGATGGGTTATCCAAG gTTAGTATGGACAaatggatggatataacggatATGGGATATGTAATTGCGTCAAGatataatgtaatccttgtatcaTTGTCACGACAACAGAGCTTCACATATTTTCCTCTCAGAAGTCGACCACCGGCCGATTCTGTTGTGCACTGCATGATATGCGTCGGTTATGTGTTTGGTagtcattttgttcaggtccaTTGA
- the LOC102668631 gene encoding protein MAIN-LIKE 2-like: MTEVDMVDLTTDVRVKCDGVTHEDVPHVSDATPEMTGAADAVQTEGVAIDGSLGSPVADEGFPSGPRDPSILTDFAEHAAHSIWSGQERPDPKLVSHGRKVDKIGRPTPEIEGLIADTGLSPLIRCSVITTDPGLISAFVERWHRETSTFHLPVGELTITLDGVASLLHVPITGALHTFEPLVTSDAIGLLMELLEVNHEELTFETRQAGGPHVRLGWLRDLYESQCRARRWVVAACTYLLHLVGCTLFTNKSSTHVHVMHLEAFRDLARAGGFAWGAAVLVHMYEHLNDASQCWIYEHFPTVHTSVVHDAYDKGSPQACKWLTGKAHMTGIKGDPYQRRLDALTVTDMCWMPYGEHRGVKGFDLISSYTGQLRWGQIVVYV; encoded by the exons cATGAGGATGTTCCTCATGTGTCTGATGCCACCCCAGAGATGACAGGCGCCGCCGATGCTGTTCAGACAGAGGGAGTGGCTATTGATGGGAGCTTGGGGTCACCTGTTGCAGATGAGGGATTCCCCAGTGGACCACGCGACCCATCGATTTTGACCGATTTTGCTGAGCATGCCGCACACAGCATCTGGAGTGGACAG GAACGACCCGATCCGAAGTTGGTCTCCCACGGTAGAAAAGTAGATAAAATTGGGAGACCAACGCCTGAGATCGAAGGGTTGATTGCTGACACCGGATTGAGTCCACTGATCAGGTGTTCTGTTATCACCACTGATCCTGGACTCATATCCGCCTTCGTCGAGAGGTGGCATCGCGAGACTAGCACGTTCCACCTGCCAGTAGGCGAGTTGACGATCACGTTGGATGGCGTGGCGTCACTCCTACACGTTCCCATCACTGGCGCGTTGCATACGTTCGAGCCGCTGGTTACTTCAGACGCCATTGGTCTACTGATGGAGCTTCTTGAGGTCAATCATGAGGAGCTTACATTTGAGACCCGACAGGCTGGTGGGCCTCATGTCCGATTGGGGTGGCTTCGGGACTTGTATGAGAGCCAGTGCAGGGCCAGACGATGGGTTGTAGCAGCCTGCACGTATCTGCTCCACTTGGTGGGTTGTACTCTTTTCACCAACAAGAGTTCAACCCATGTACATGTCATGCACCTGGAGGCTTTTAGGGACCTGGCCCGGGCAGGGGGATTCGCTTGGGGAGCAGCTGTATTAGTCCACATGTACGAGCATCTGAACGACGCATCGCAG TGCTGGATATACGAGCACTTTCCTACAGTGCATACATCCGTCGTTCATGATGCTTATGATAAGGGGAGCCCACAGGCATGCAAATGGCTTACGGGTAAGGCTCATATGACGGGGATCAAGGGAGACCCGTATCAGAGACGTTTGGATGCCCTGACTGTGACTGACATGTGCTGGATGCCCTATGGTGAGCACCGGGGAGTCAAGGGCTTTGACTTGATATCGTCGTACACCGGCCAGCTCAGATGGGGTCAGATTGTGGTGTACGTTTGA